A region of Solanum dulcamara chromosome 7, daSolDulc1.2, whole genome shotgun sequence DNA encodes the following proteins:
- the LOC129895599 gene encoding uncharacterized protein LOC129895599: protein MGACASKPKVLEGTAPHVAGEDIMNNNKQEGIVGDDVPNKPHSLSNLFEGKGSEQVKEETSKTIQTQPEVLPKTEDTPQAFLENTSEDVIESKIEKRVEEIKSEKEEEKVIKSETEMTPAQEEEVIKSEIETTPSQKDEVIKSETDKRVEEIKSETETTVEEIITSETEISTGKKVEETVETPAKEVTKAEKTTEEERSEAPVEEKPAKKPVIEEKKSGKFWWDK from the exons ATGGGAGCATGTGCAAGCAAGCCTAAGGTCTTGGAGGGTACCGCTCCACATGTGGCGGGAGAAGACATCATGAACAACAACAAGCAAGAAGGAATTGTGGGCGATGATGTTCCCAATAAGCCCCACTCTCTCAGTAATTTGTTCGAG GGGAAAGGCTCAGAACAAGTGAAAGAGGAGACATCTAAGACTATACAAACCCAGCCAGAAGTTTTACCAAAAACAGAGGATACCCCACAAGCATTTCTTGAAAATACAAGCGAGGATGTTATAGAatcaaaaatagagaagagagTTGAGGAAATAAAatcagaaaaagaagaagagaaagttaTAAAATCAGAAACCGAGATGACTCCTGCACAGGAGGAGGAAGTTATAAAATCAGAAATAGAGACAACCCCCTCACAGAAGGACGAAGTTATAAAATCAGAAACAGATAAGAGAGTTGAGGAAATAAAATCAGAAACAGAGACTACCGTAGAGGAAATTATAACATCAGAAACAGAGATTTCCACTGGAAAGAAAGTAGAAGAAACAGTGGAGACTCCAGCAAAGGAAGTCACTAAAGCAGAAAAGACAACAGAAGAAGAAAGATCTGAAGCTCCAGTGGAAGAGAAACCAGCAAAAAAACCTGTAATTGAAGAAAAGAAATCAGGAAAATTTTGGTGGGACAAATAA